The genomic window TTCTTATATAAACCTCAATGTTTTATACAAACAGTAGCAGTTATACTTCAAAGTCATTTCAGgtctacactgtgtgtgtgtgtgtggtgtgaacTCATAGGTGAGCATGCTCAGACTAATTTCAATTCCTTTTGTGAATGGCTGATTATCACAATCTGTAGATTAAGTCTGGGGCAGCTTTAAGTCTGTCAGAGTGAGAAAAAGACCAAAAGACGAGGGGAAGGCGTCAGCATGGCCCAGAAAAACAATTGTAAGTTAAACTTCtgattattttcatcttttatgctatttttgttgttgttcttgtcaTGTTGGTTATGAACAAGAGAACTAATAAGACAGCACGGGTGCAGATGAATGGCAGTACTAACAACCCTTAATGACATAAACACGTTTCAATAAAACTAAAACGCTTTTGTTTGTTGCCTCAGGATCACCTTCGTTTGATTCCGATCATTAGCACATTTGAGACCTAATTGTATTGCATCCCCAGAATGACTCTCACTCTTGGAATCTTAATAGTAGTAATAATTTTAATTGTGATTTTCACCTCAGGTTGTCACATGAAAATggcattttcatatttatgtggaatagaaatgaattaaaaatgaaaagggtAAGAATCAGTGAGAGGCATagtgatttattttatatttatttaacaggtTACGTGAGCATATTTAGCCCATTGTGAAATCCAGCAGGAATTTCTGATTGCAACAACAGGCAGATTAGTCTCACCGagctctcattctctccctcccttctcTTTTCCTCTAACATGCAGTTCAGTTCTCCATCAGGGAATATAGACCTTCAGATCAACATGTGGTCATGTCACTATTTAAGGATGGgatttttgagcatgtttaccCAGCCTTTTTCAAGGCCATGAGCCATCCAGACCATATTGGTGTTGCTCTGAGCATTTCGATGGCTGGTTATGTGCTGGGAGGCAGCTCCTACTTCCAAGCTCTACTGTTTGGCAGTGCATGGGCTGGCCTTATTTATTATTGCTGCCATGATATCTATGAGGGCTACATGATGAGGAGGCAAAGCGCAGATATGGCCGACATTCAGGCCAGCTACCTGGAAAACCCAGATAACGGCTTCTGGGTAGCAGAGACAGACATCAATGGCCAATCCAAGGTGGTAGGGATGGTGGCAGTGACTGGAAAAAGCGGAGAGGAAGAAGGCGAAAGGTTTGAAGACTGGAATGGCGGAGTGACGGGAGGAGGCTCTGAGCTGGCTCAAGATGCCGGGGATGGAAGTTATGGTGAGATGTGTCACATGGTCGTGGCATTTTCGTGGCGCCGCAAAAACTTGGGCTCGCAGTTAACACGGAAGGCTTTGGATTTCTGCAAAGAGAGAGGCTTCGGCCGTCTAATCCTGGATGTGAGCTCTCCACAGACAGCAGCCATTTCCCTGTTCGAGAAAGCCGGCTTTGTGCAAACCTCATCCCATCGCAACACGCACGCCAACCGCTGGTTCTCCAACCTCGCCAGAATAAATGTGATGCGAATGGAGAAGTTAATTTAAAGATAAAATTTAATCTAGCGAGCAGCTATTAGAACCTAAAATGTACAGCATATCATGAATATGTCACTTAATTTAATCTTGTACCATCATTGGAAAAAACTCTCTGTGTGATATTGGTCACTGGTTTCTCAAATTTGCTATCATGGTAGtttgaaaaatatattaaatttcatgtttttttccacaaagcAGGATTAACGATCTCAGTTTCCTCGTATTTCTTCTCGCTTTGATCTATTATGTATACACCTGCACCCCTGACAGTCTGTTTCCCACAAACATAGAGAACAATGAGACAATTAGTCAACTTCTCAAACTTAGTTAAATGAACGTATTTGCATATGCAAGTCTAGTACACCGCAGTAAGTTTCTAATAAAagaatttattgtattttaaacGTAGTCACGTTCAATTATCTATTGTTCTCCTGTCCACTAaggaatataaaaatgtatgtgAGAAAGGAGAAGTGTAGTCATTTGGAAGCAGGAGAACTTTCTTTTAAGCCTCTTTCCAGGGAGAGGCTGAATCCCTCTGCCTCAGAGGAATTAATGCCAGCTGACTTCTAAGACCTCACAACTCTTTGCTTAAAATACCAATGAAAAATGCAATAGTATCAGGACATTGGGAGGTTTAAAATTCTTTGGAGCTAAAAGAGCTGTGAGTGTGTGGCATAAAAATAGGATAAAGACTTTGGTATACTGCAGTGCATTCAGGTCATTGTACACACGGCAAATACTGAGATTATCAACACCAAACAATAGAGAAAAAGTTTAACTGTTTCTTTATAGGTGGTCCTATGGTATGTGCGTGTATGGGAGGAGGGATTGGGTGAATCCAGGTGGAAAACCCATGgaaatttttcttttataaaataaaaaatgtgattgTTGACtctgaaacaatgcaaaaaacagCATTTCTGTTCATTATAGAACCTGATGCAGGAAAAACCTAGTGACATGCATGGTGCAGCATCAGCTAAACAATGTAGATTTACACCTTTCTTAACCTACATTGCACCAGACATCTGCTAAAGGTGATTACAATTTCCAGAATATTATCATCACCGCACAGTAGCTGCTTTTCTTTAAAGGGTATGCGTCCGCAGACGACGAGCCTATAAGGAAAAAACATCAAGCAACCAATGTGTGCAATGACAGGTGCGACCTAAATGAGCTTCAAGAGAGGGTGCTGGATGGATAAAGCAGCTTGGcactgagaaacacacacacacacccatcagAGGCCTTCAGGCATCAATCATTCCTGCTGAGGCTGTCAGAAAAAAATTCGGCCTGTGGCCAGCAGGCAGGTGCTGAACTAGCCAAAGGAAGATGAGCCTTAATTCTGGCCAACCTGTTGTCATCCTCTCACAATTACCAGTACAATTGGCCTCAAGGTAATGACAGCTTGATTGTAATTCCTGTCATACACATGCTGCACAGATGAGTCAGTTGCCATTTTGGGGACAATGATATGAGATGAAGCTGCTGTGCAACTACTCTCCGTAACGTCAAAATCCATGCTGCCACAATGTCTATGAAAACCATTCAGCCCCTCAGAAGTTGTCGTGTTTTATTGCCTCATAGCAATGATGTCACATGCTTGATGTGCACTGATCACTAGAAAATAACCTTTTAACAgcaaaacataaatgtaaaatacaaaTTGGGAGTAGTGTGTGAGGCAGATGTATAAATTCAAGAAAGACAGACGGAATTTATTCTCTGGACAAAGCTATCCATGTTTATATCACATTATGCAAATGAATAGGCTgatttttaacctttatttacaaCATAgaacagcagtccccaacccccgcgccacggaccggtactggtctgtgagtcgtttggtaccaggccgcgagagttgaggctcggtttccctgggttcGTTAACtgagttttcctgggtcttttcccgtgtgttatgaataactcttcttttttttttgggaactggtactggttttattttgttgtatttatctgtgacaccttaaaggccggtgtgaaaatattgtctagcagatcattacatgaaggaaccttttaaaaaaacaagcgcgctcatgctcacaggtgtacacacgggtggtcacacccacaaactacaccctttttggctcctacctcaaagcacactgtgtgctgttgatcttatgtgctgcacaataatgtttaatatttggtatttactgtcatattcccatatatcattgtgatgttgtttattctattactcttgttctcttctgcttgttttcttttttctttctcaacaggtgatccaggtgattgatatatgcattttttttctctgctcattctgttggtttttgttttttgcccttctcccccgtccctcttctcagctgtttctctttccctctttctttctccccttctttcccccagtcaagtctgtcccgtattcagcaagtgaaaataaaataaacaataaaaggtgaatcaaatggaccattacggcaaggctgggacggtcaatttggtaaagtaaatccgttgggcatctttctttgcctttagacaataattctgatggcaaaagagccaaacgggacaggccaaaaaaagaaaaggaaaaaaaaagaaaatattgtcggacataaaccggtccgtggcgcaaaaaaggttggggaccgctgacatTGACTAAAATACACATATAGTACCAAGATGAGATAATAAAAAAGCTCAGGGGGATAGAGAAGGCTCTGTTTGCACttcatttgaagaaaaagatggTGACGTGTTTTGTGTGTAACCAATAATCACACGTACATTTAGATTTGGCAACTCCACAACGTTGACCCTTGCTAAGCCATTCCTAAGTAGCTTTGTGTTGCAAAAGCTGAAGTTTCCATATCcactttaataaattaaacCATTCCACAGCACAGACGTGATTTTCATTTGATTAATTGTAAGTACtaatagcttttaataaatatggATTTTATTTAACCTTATCACTCAGTAAAGAAAGGGCTTCTGTTGATCAAACAGACATTAACAGACATTAATTCTGGTTAGATTTAGTGTTGTAAAACAATAATATTTGGAAAGTATCAAATGAAGTGAAATATGGTGTGAAATGTAATTTTCCATGCATGCACAGAAATTAAATGCAACAGagaaaaactgatttatttGTATTCTTAATTAGAGTACTGACTTTACAGAGGAACTCCGAGGGTAGGAAAGCATTACTTTGAaatttcttgtatttatttattttttcctggttTGAGGTATCAATAGAGAAACTTTAAAACGTCCTTCCATCTATCTCTCATTACTGGACCAAAGGTTTCCAATTTGAGATAACATAAGATCAATAAAATGGGCAGACTCTCATCATAGGATGAGCTCAGAAATCCGATTAGGAAAACATCTTTTTGTCCCCTATAGGGTGGGATGGTgagtgcacacctgtgtggtgtgtgtgtgtgtgggcagggATTATCTTGAGAAATCCCGCATGCATGCATATTAACAATAACGTATTTCTTTCAGTATCTTACTGATCGGACTCATATCGAGATCTACGCCATCTAGCTTATCATAAGAAAGGAGCTAATGTATCTTCAGGCAAACTCTGACAACAACAAAGGAAGTAATCAACATTGTAAACAGTGCCTGCTTGTGAAGAGGTCTGTCTCTTTTTCTAGATTAGCACCCTTATTGAAAAGGCAAAGATTATGGAGATTAATTACATGAGGGTAACAGCCGCCTATGTGCTGTTGTGTGAAAGCCAAAAGTAGATTTGTTTGGCTCATACATCATCATATACTATTCACCACAGCCTCGCATAATCGCTTTTCATCTTCTTCGTTTCACCACTGGAAGTTACTTTCTTGGCCGTTCTGCTGTAATTCACTGCAGAAGAAAGCACCTGGCCCATTCTGTTAGCTGTTAAATCACAAGTAACAACAGCATACCGTGCATTTACACAAACaggtttgctgcattttgggaACCTGACATTATGCAGAGTGTGCACTTCCTTTTTACTGAATAATTGGTCAATTATTTGCTGCATGGTTCAAGAATgataaatatactttttatCTATAACAGCAGAATATTAGACCACAGCGCGCAGTCTGAGACACTAACAACTAAAGCATAAAATCAGGACAAATGTGTTGACTGCATCTATTGAATTATACCTAAGGACTGGAACATGTATGAAAGCATAATTACTGTCTCATTAGCATTCAAGATTGGAAGTCAAATTATGAGGATAAATGTGGGATTAGATGTAGCTAATGAGTTGGTATTAAATATGTTTACACGAAAAGCGAACCTCTACATCATGGATAAATGTTCCACACAGTATTAGGCAGTGGCTCGTTTGCTGAGCTCCAGCTTCAATCCAAGAGGACTGTGGGGATTTGGTCAAGCAAGTAATTGGACAAAACAACAACGGAAAAATTGATCACAGCTGTTATAATTAGGAGAAATATGGGACAAtcaatttttttcatatttcagacGCAATGCCAAGTTACCCAGAATAGCTGCATTCCAATATGGTGAAGGGTAATAGTTATAGTCGGATCCTCTTGTGCTTTAAATAATTCTGCAATATTTTAGGATAATGAACCTTGAGACACAGATCTCAATCACACTGAGAGTTTAgcatattattaaaaatgtacaaatgcGACTTGAAATGAAATACTTTTGTAGACTTTTACATGAAAGTTATTGGAGTAGGAGGCTGAatgttaaatttgttttaataaaaaactaaactaacaacaacagaaaaaaaggccaaacaaaacaaaaaacctcccCAGTGATATAATTCATATACATGCTCATATTCGTTCTTTGGTTCTGTCCCACCAGTATCTCAAAAAGCAACTGCCTGtatttgtggcacaaatatggCTGCGTTACGtacaatatttaataaaaaagtaGCTACACAACATACAGCTCTGACCAGATTTTTGCAGTCTTTCACGCTGCTTATTTGAAAAACATAGATATGTAACAGCAGGCTACATAACACCTTTTCCAGGTTTTTTAtacagaacatttattttggtcTCACGTTCTGTGTTAATGTTATCTTGTGATCATGAGCTATACGCTTGTGTGACTTGAGCAGAGTCACCGGCTATAGCTGTTGCCCTATTCAAGCCTTTAGCTCAGTCCACATCCCAAATAatcaaaacaaatgtgaaagGTGCAAAGAACCTGGTCTGCTTACGTCACTTCAAAGACTCCATTTCATTTGCGAGAGCAGTTTGCTCTGTTCTTCAAAGCCACATGACAATTTGATAAGAATAGATGTCTTCAGCTGTACGAGGTGCCTGCATACTCTTGACTAACTAGGGAAACCATGACTGACAACTCTCTGGCTGAAGGAATAACATGGGAGGGCAAAAGTTTCACTTGAAGTGAATGAGAACTTGTATTGGAGGGTTCAGAGGAACCAGATAATTTGACCTAAAGGAATCACAAAAGCGgcacaaacaagagagaagtgGTGGCGTCAGACAAATTAAACAGATAAACAGTTCACTTTAAGGAAATGCATTCATTTTAATATGCTTCTACTACAGCACACCAGTAAtagtagttaaaaaaaaggaagcagaaATTAGAACAACTCTAAGGTAACAAAGCTTAACCTTCACAGAAGAAGccctcttaaaaaataaaaataatccaagGATAGTTTAAactaagaaaaatacaagtgtgAGAATTGGTGTAGAAGAATCAAATTCCAAAAGCAAAATGTTACTTGCATTGAACCTTTATATGTCCATGGTGTTGATGATCTTATGATCATTTGTATCTGAATAATCCAAGATGCACTCTACACGCTCATCTGATGCTAACTTGTCAATCATAACGTTCCTCAGAACCTGacatatattctttttttttttaaaaccctggCACAAAGCAGATCTTTTACTTTATTAAATAAGACTCTGAAATAGTGGTTGAGATCATAAACTCGCCAAGGTTATGGATAAAGGAATCCCAAAGGCTATTTTCCTATGTGTAGTTTTAGGCACTTCTGCTTTGGCTTCAGTTTTCTTCCTTTGAAGCTATTACATTTATGTACACTTTACGCTAAAGAGGTGCATTTAAGGGTTTCTTCCCAGTTACAGCAAATATAAAGAGGACaggttgaaaaaacaaacaaaagaaaaacaagtcagAACCAGATGGGTCTAATGTAACATCACATTTTGGTTGGGTATCAACCAAAATCATCATAACAGCAAATTTTCGAAGATGTAAAAGGAAGGACGGCGCTCCTTCTGAGCGACTGGAAGACTGCAACAGCGGTGACTCCATTTCAGGTAACGTAAGCTCATTGGACATCCTGCAGTTCGTGTCATATCACGGGcctttgtgtaattttttttttttttactcatttataattatttggCAGCAGCGGCAGGA from Astatotilapia calliptera chromosome 20, fAstCal1.2, whole genome shotgun sequence includes these protein-coding regions:
- the LOC113013407 gene encoding probable N-acetyltransferase camello, translated to MAQKNNFQFSIREYRPSDQHVVMSLFKDGIFEHVYPAFFKAMSHPDHIGVALSISMAGYVLGGSSYFQALLFGSAWAGLIYYCCHDIYEGYMMRRQSADMADIQASYLENPDNGFWVAETDINGQSKVVGMVAVTGKSGEEEGERFEDWNGGVTGGGSELAQDAGDGSYGEMCHMVVAFSWRRKNLGSQLTRKALDFCKERGFGRLILDVSSPQTAAISLFEKAGFVQTSSHRNTHANRWFSNLARINVMRMEKLI